The following are encoded in a window of Cryobacterium sp. CG_9.6 genomic DNA:
- a CDS encoding M1 family metallopeptidase: MYSLRRLTTVALAGISLFALTACGTGTAVIPKSSGAFGETAQVSLINEGARFTAGAAGSGDEYFPNAGNGGYDVQNYDLALRYLPPTEPTVLTGRLSGVATITLRAKQDLQSLNFDLRGLDVSSVRVDGKAAPHGNAQGKNSAVWSQKQDDENRYWELTVGMRPKLKAGQTTTIVIEYGGATGQPLDTTGALYGWVTTADGAMVVNEPDGAATWYPVNDDPEDKATYTYRITVPAGKTAVANGLPVGAPTTKAGWTTWTWRASDPMSSYLSTASVGDYAVSRDAGPNGLPIINAIDNAVTGAALTETTAALALQPEMITFLETQFGRYPFESFGAIVDDDSVDYALETQTRPVYSEVADESTVVHELGHQWFGNSVTPADWKDIWLNEGWATYIEWLWQEHQGTASLPNQFADTVAYLDENDGWALSIADPGRDNLFADPVYLRGAATLYALRAKIGDDAFFAGARLWLTQYDDSNATTADFEDVMEQTSGQQLHTFFDDWLREADRPAMP; encoded by the coding sequence GTGTATTCATTGAGAAGGCTCACAACCGTCGCGTTGGCGGGAATATCCTTATTCGCTCTGACCGCCTGCGGAACCGGCACAGCAGTAATCCCCAAGTCGTCCGGTGCGTTCGGTGAGACGGCGCAGGTCTCCCTCATAAATGAGGGCGCGAGGTTCACGGCCGGTGCGGCTGGAAGCGGTGACGAGTATTTCCCCAACGCCGGCAACGGCGGGTACGACGTGCAGAACTACGACCTCGCCCTGCGCTACCTGCCGCCGACGGAGCCCACGGTTCTGACAGGGCGCCTCAGCGGCGTCGCCACCATCACCCTTCGCGCGAAGCAAGATCTGCAGTCGCTGAACTTCGACTTGCGTGGCCTCGACGTCTCCTCGGTGCGCGTGGACGGCAAGGCCGCACCACACGGGAATGCGCAAGGCAAGAACAGCGCCGTGTGGTCACAGAAGCAGGACGATGAAAACCGATACTGGGAGCTCACCGTTGGGATGCGGCCGAAACTCAAAGCAGGACAAACGACGACCATTGTGATTGAGTACGGTGGGGCAACCGGGCAACCACTCGACACCACCGGAGCCCTGTATGGGTGGGTCACCACTGCTGATGGAGCGATGGTGGTCAACGAGCCCGATGGCGCGGCGACCTGGTATCCCGTGAACGATGACCCGGAAGACAAGGCCACCTACACGTACCGCATCACGGTGCCGGCCGGTAAGACAGCTGTGGCAAACGGGCTGCCCGTCGGGGCACCGACGACGAAGGCCGGCTGGACAACGTGGACGTGGCGGGCATCCGACCCGATGTCCAGCTACCTGTCGACGGCAAGCGTAGGCGACTACGCCGTATCCCGCGACGCGGGCCCGAATGGTCTGCCGATCATCAATGCGATCGACAATGCGGTGACAGGCGCGGCCCTCACAGAGACGACGGCGGCACTCGCACTGCAGCCCGAGATGATCACCTTTCTTGAGACCCAATTCGGGCGTTACCCGTTCGAGTCTTTCGGCGCCATAGTCGACGACGACTCGGTCGACTACGCCCTGGAGACCCAGACCCGCCCGGTGTACTCCGAGGTCGCGGACGAAAGCACCGTGGTGCACGAGCTGGGGCATCAGTGGTTCGGTAACTCTGTGACCCCCGCGGACTGGAAAGACATCTGGCTGAACGAAGGCTGGGCCACCTATATCGAGTGGCTGTGGCAGGAACATCAGGGCACCGCATCGCTTCCCAATCAGTTTGCCGACACGGTGGCATACCTCGACGAGAACGACGGCTGGGCACTCAGCATTGCAGACCCAGGTCGCGACAATCTCTTCGCGGATCCGGTCTATCTGCGTGGCGCAGCGACCCTGTACGCATTACGCGCAAAGATCGGTGACGACGCTTTCTTCGCCGGCGCCCGCTTGTGGCTGACTCAGTACGACGACTCGAATGCAACCACTGCGGACTTCGAAGACGTTATGGAACAGACCTCGGGCCAGCAACTCCACACGTTCTTCGACGACTGGTTGCGCGAAGCAGACCGCCCGGCCATGCCCTAG
- a CDS encoding magnesium chelatase: protein MNRPTATTVGDLRALGHIHKTLRAELRDNLLGALREHRNPWPGLHGFDTTVIPQLERALIAGHDIVLLGERGQGKTRLLRTMVGLLDEWSPVIAGSELGEHPYVPITAASIRRAEELGDDLPVAWRGRDERYAEKLATPDTSVADLIGDVDPMKVAEGRSLGDPETIHFGMIPRSHRGIVAINELPDLAERIQVAMLNVMEERDIQIRGYVLRLPLDVLVVASANPEDYTNRGRIITPLKDRFGAEIRTHYPIDLLDEVAIIRQESELMAQVPDYLIEILARFTRGLRESSAVDQRSGVSARVAIAAAETIAASAIHRATRQGEADAVARPVDLETAVDVLGGKIELESGEDGREDEILDHLLRSATVETVRAHLRGLDFDPLVEAIESGVMVVTGEQVTASALLAGLPVLGESELYDEIFARLGATNDGQRAGAIELALEGLYLTRRISKETVSGEVIYG, encoded by the coding sequence ATGAACCGTCCAACCGCGACAACGGTGGGTGACCTGCGAGCGTTGGGGCACATCCACAAGACCCTCCGCGCCGAGCTGCGCGATAACCTGCTCGGTGCCCTGCGCGAGCACCGTAACCCGTGGCCGGGACTGCACGGGTTCGACACCACCGTGATCCCGCAGCTGGAGCGGGCGCTCATCGCCGGCCACGACATCGTGCTTCTCGGTGAGAGAGGCCAGGGCAAGACCCGCTTGCTGAGAACGATGGTGGGTCTGCTCGACGAGTGGTCGCCGGTGATCGCAGGATCCGAGCTCGGTGAGCATCCGTACGTTCCGATCACCGCGGCGAGCATTCGCCGTGCTGAAGAGCTCGGCGACGACCTGCCCGTAGCCTGGCGCGGACGCGACGAGCGGTATGCCGAGAAGCTCGCGACCCCCGACACGAGCGTTGCCGATCTCATTGGCGACGTCGACCCGATGAAGGTTGCCGAGGGACGCAGCCTCGGCGATCCCGAAACGATCCACTTCGGAATGATCCCCCGCAGCCACCGCGGCATCGTGGCCATCAACGAGCTCCCCGACCTCGCCGAGCGCATCCAGGTGGCGATGCTCAATGTGATGGAGGAGCGCGATATCCAGATTCGCGGCTACGTGTTGCGCCTCCCGCTCGACGTGCTCGTCGTCGCGAGCGCGAATCCCGAGGACTACACGAACCGCGGCCGCATCATCACGCCGCTGAAAGACCGCTTCGGTGCTGAGATCCGCACCCACTATCCAATCGACCTTCTCGATGAAGTTGCGATCATCCGCCAGGAATCGGAGCTCATGGCTCAGGTACCCGACTACCTCATCGAAATTCTCGCCCGCTTCACACGGGGACTGCGCGAGTCTTCTGCAGTCGACCAGCGAAGTGGCGTCAGCGCACGAGTCGCCATCGCGGCCGCCGAGACCATTGCGGCGTCGGCGATCCACCGGGCCACTCGTCAGGGAGAAGCGGATGCCGTTGCGCGCCCCGTCGACCTCGAAACGGCTGTCGATGTGCTCGGCGGCAAAATCGAACTCGAGTCGGGCGAAGACGGACGGGAAGACGAGATCCTCGACCACCTGTTGCGCTCGGCCACGGTGGAGACGGTAAGGGCTCACCTGCGCGGGCTCGACTTCGATCCTCTCGTGGAGGCGATCGAGAGCGGGGTGATGGTTGTCACCGGTGAGCAGGTTACGGCCAGTGCCCTACTTGCCGGGCTGCCCGTTCTCGGCGAATCCGAACTGTACGACGAGATCTTCGCCCGCCTCGGCGCCACCAACGACGGGCAGCGGGCCGGCGCGATCGAACTTGCTCTCGAGGGGCTCTACTTGACGCGCCGCATCAGCAAGGAGACCGTCAGCGGCGAGGTTATCTATGGCTAG
- a CDS encoding VWA domain-containing protein, which translates to MARTNRRLTHSSRYGKYAGGPDPLAPPVDIAEALDAIGEDVMAGYSPERAMREFLRRGGADRPGLDDLARRVAERRRELTSKHNLDGTLQEIRELLDKAVRAERAQLARDVDLDDVDRALAEMQLDNLPASPAAAVSELGSYDWQSAEARADFEKIKDLLGREMLDQRFAGMKTALENATEDDRAAITEMLNDLNDLLEAHGRGEDTTAQFEQFMAKHGQNFPENPANVDELLDSLAQRAAAAQRMRNSMTEEQRNELDALSQQAFGSPELMQSLSRLDGALQSLRPGEDWGGGERMDGTDGLGLGDGTGVFQDIADLDDLSEQLSQSYAGSGMEDLDLDLLARQLGDEARTDARALQQLEKALRDSGTLKRGTDGSLRLTPKAMRQLGKVLLRDVAERMSGHQGARDLRRAGSAGERSGATREWNFGDTEPWDVTRTITNAITRIAGQGSVTGSGVRIEIGDVEVHETEARTQACVALLVDTSFSMAMDGRWVPMKRTALALHTLISTRFRGDDLTLIGFGRHAQELDIEQLTALDAAYEKGTNLHHALMLANRHFRRNPTAQPVLLIVTDGEPTSHIEPGGEVYFRYPPDPLTIAHSVRELDGSMRLGAQTTFFRLGDDAGLARFIDSMARRVGGTVVAPELDDLGAAVVGSYLSSRQGPASAGSGEFDGMFGRGWGL; encoded by the coding sequence ATGGCTAGGACGAATCGCCGACTCACCCACTCCTCTCGCTACGGGAAGTACGCGGGCGGTCCCGATCCGCTCGCCCCGCCCGTCGACATCGCCGAAGCCCTCGACGCCATCGGCGAGGATGTGATGGCCGGATATTCCCCCGAACGTGCCATGCGCGAGTTTTTGCGCCGCGGAGGCGCGGACCGCCCCGGGCTCGATGACCTCGCCCGTCGCGTCGCAGAGCGCCGCCGCGAGCTGACGAGCAAACACAACCTCGACGGCACTCTGCAGGAAATTCGTGAACTGCTCGACAAGGCGGTGCGGGCCGAGCGTGCCCAGCTCGCCCGTGACGTCGATCTCGACGACGTCGACCGTGCGCTCGCCGAAATGCAGCTGGACAACCTCCCGGCCTCGCCCGCGGCGGCCGTGAGCGAACTCGGGAGTTACGACTGGCAGAGTGCTGAAGCCCGCGCCGACTTCGAGAAGATTAAGGATTTACTCGGTCGAGAAATGCTGGACCAGCGTTTTGCCGGCATGAAAACGGCCCTCGAGAACGCCACCGAGGACGACCGCGCGGCCATCACCGAGATGCTCAACGACCTCAACGACCTGCTCGAGGCCCACGGGCGCGGGGAGGACACCACCGCCCAGTTTGAGCAGTTCATGGCCAAGCACGGGCAGAACTTTCCCGAGAATCCGGCCAACGTCGACGAGCTTCTCGATTCGCTCGCCCAACGGGCTGCTGCCGCCCAGCGCATGCGCAATTCGATGACCGAGGAGCAGCGCAACGAACTCGACGCTCTCTCTCAACAGGCTTTCGGCTCTCCCGAGCTGATGCAATCGCTCTCCCGACTCGACGGGGCGCTCCAGTCCCTGCGCCCGGGCGAGGACTGGGGAGGAGGAGAGCGGATGGACGGCACCGATGGCCTCGGTCTCGGAGACGGCACCGGGGTCTTCCAGGACATCGCCGACCTTGACGATCTCTCCGAGCAACTCTCTCAGTCGTATGCCGGTTCGGGCATGGAAGATCTTGACCTTGACCTCCTGGCCCGTCAGCTCGGAGACGAGGCCAGAACCGACGCCCGCGCACTCCAACAGCTCGAGAAAGCGCTGCGCGATTCGGGCACCCTGAAACGCGGAACCGACGGTTCGCTGCGGCTCACGCCGAAGGCGATGCGCCAGCTCGGCAAGGTGCTATTGAGAGACGTTGCCGAGCGGATGTCGGGTCACCAGGGTGCCAGAGACCTCCGCCGGGCGGGGAGTGCGGGAGAGCGCTCCGGTGCCACCCGAGAGTGGAACTTCGGCGACACCGAGCCGTGGGATGTGACGCGCACTATCACCAACGCGATCACGCGCATCGCCGGGCAGGGCAGCGTGACCGGATCGGGCGTCAGGATCGAGATCGGCGACGTGGAGGTGCACGAGACCGAAGCCCGCACTCAGGCCTGTGTCGCCCTGCTCGTGGATACCTCCTTCTCCATGGCCATGGATGGCAGGTGGGTGCCGATGAAGCGAACGGCACTCGCGCTGCACACCCTCATCAGCACGCGGTTCCGCGGGGATGACCTCACCCTCATCGGGTTCGGCCGTCACGCGCAGGAGCTCGATATCGAGCAGCTCACCGCTTTGGACGCCGCTTACGAGAAGGGCACCAATCTGCACCATGCATTGATGCTCGCTAACCGTCACTTCCGCAGGAACCCGACTGCGCAGCCGGTGCTTCTCATCGTCACCGACGGTGAGCCCACCTCCCATATCGAACCCGGCGGCGAGGTCTACTTCCGTTACCCACCCGATCCGCTCACCATCGCCCACTCGGTGCGCGAGCTCGACGGATCGATGCGGCTCGGAGCCCAGACCACGTTCTTCCGACTCGGGGACGATGCCGGCCTCGCCAGATTCATCGACTCGATGGCCAGGCGCGTGGGCGGTACCGTCGTGGCACCGGAGCTCGACGATCTTGGCGCCGCAGTGGTCGGTTCCTACCTCAGCTCTCGACAGGGGCCGGCAAGTGCAGGTTCTGGCGAGTTCGACGGGATGTTCGGCCGCGGCTGGGGCCTGTAG
- a CDS encoding ABC transporter substrate-binding protein has product MRRKLLSAAVCGSALLLAITGCTATSSTDSTTSGGLTGSGSGADCIIDSPVSIGAAFSLTGAAAQYGAGQQNALELAAADLNKVGGVSYELTIEDDATDPKQAIQVFDSFIASDASIIVGPTLSNTAKQTDPIAQDAQVPVLGVSNTAAGITEIGDYIFRNSLTEDAVIPQTVKAAVDTLGVKKVVVMYSNDDAFTESGYQAFAAALEDQNVEVVDTLTFSKSDTDFRALLNKAKQSAADAIVVSGLIDAAVPLVSQAREIGIDTPIIGGNGFNSPALLAGAGAAAEGVIVGAAWNSASDNEQNVKFIADYTAAYDTAPDQFAAQAYAGMQIIDHAVRSGCSGEREDLKASLGNVTDVATVLGNVRLDENRDAVHDALVQIVQDGKFTILN; this is encoded by the coding sequence ATGAGAAGAAAACTGCTCTCTGCTGCAGTCTGCGGTTCAGCACTGTTGCTGGCCATCACCGGTTGCACCGCCACCAGCTCCACGGATTCAACCACCAGCGGCGGCTTGACCGGCTCGGGATCCGGGGCGGACTGCATCATCGATTCCCCCGTTTCCATTGGCGCCGCTTTCAGCCTCACCGGAGCTGCCGCCCAGTACGGCGCCGGTCAGCAGAACGCACTCGAACTCGCTGCTGCTGACCTGAACAAGGTCGGTGGCGTCAGCTACGAACTCACCATCGAGGATGACGCGACCGACCCCAAACAAGCCATCCAGGTATTTGACTCCTTCATCGCCTCGGATGCCAGTATTATCGTCGGCCCGACCCTCTCCAACACGGCGAAGCAGACGGACCCAATCGCGCAAGATGCTCAGGTTCCTGTGCTCGGCGTGTCGAACACGGCAGCCGGCATCACTGAAATTGGCGACTATATCTTCCGTAATTCCCTGACCGAAGACGCCGTCATTCCGCAGACCGTGAAGGCTGCTGTCGACACTCTCGGCGTGAAAAAGGTCGTTGTGATGTACAGCAACGATGACGCTTTCACGGAGTCCGGTTACCAGGCGTTCGCTGCGGCGTTGGAGGACCAGAATGTTGAGGTGGTCGACACCCTGACGTTCTCGAAGTCAGACACCGACTTCCGTGCCCTCCTGAACAAGGCCAAGCAGTCCGCTGCCGACGCCATCGTGGTTTCTGGCCTGATCGATGCCGCCGTCCCGCTCGTCAGCCAGGCCCGTGAAATCGGCATCGACACCCCCATCATTGGTGGGAATGGCTTTAACTCACCGGCGCTGCTCGCCGGCGCCGGCGCCGCCGCCGAGGGTGTGATTGTGGGAGCCGCCTGGAACTCGGCTTCCGATAACGAGCAAAACGTGAAATTCATCGCCGATTACACGGCCGCGTACGATACCGCCCCCGACCAGTTCGCCGCGCAGGCTTACGCCGGCATGCAGATTATCGACCACGCCGTTCGCTCGGGATGCTCGGGCGAGCGTGAAGACCTCAAGGCGAGCCTTGGCAACGTGACCGACGTTGCAACCGTTTTGGGCAACGTGAGACTGGACGAGAACCGCGACGCCGTGCACGATGCGCTTGTTCAGATTGTTCAGGATGGCAAGTTCACCATTCTGAACTAG
- a CDS encoding branched-chain amino acid ABC transporter permease, giving the protein MQLFLDGIFLGSIYALFAIGFTLVFGILDRLNLAHAAVFTAGALVGIEIVTRLGVPIWLLIPMVLVFGAVLGILIERIAFRPLAGRHDAHFAGLISSIAFGAILLSVLQALYSADTRRFPADAFPSTRVEILGATVSLLQVVILIISVSLMIVLTWLVAKSKLGRGMRTIAENPHAAAVLGLNVGRISSTTFALSSALGAVAGVLFTLNVNAASLGIGHAVELKALAVIVVGGMGSLPGALIGGLILGVAEVLAVNYIGSSWRDMVAFGLLFLILILRPQGLFGARKTREV; this is encoded by the coding sequence ATGCAACTCTTTCTGGACGGGATCTTTCTCGGTTCCATCTATGCGCTGTTCGCCATCGGCTTCACCCTGGTGTTCGGCATTCTCGACCGGCTCAACCTCGCCCACGCTGCGGTCTTCACGGCCGGCGCTCTGGTGGGGATCGAGATCGTGACCCGGCTGGGCGTACCGATTTGGTTGCTTATCCCCATGGTGCTCGTGTTCGGTGCGGTGCTCGGAATCCTGATCGAACGAATCGCCTTCCGCCCGCTGGCTGGGCGGCACGATGCTCACTTCGCAGGGCTGATCTCCTCGATCGCTTTCGGGGCCATCCTTCTCTCGGTACTGCAGGCACTGTACAGTGCCGACACCAGACGTTTTCCAGCTGACGCGTTTCCGAGCACGCGCGTGGAGATTCTCGGCGCGACGGTATCTCTTCTGCAGGTCGTTATTCTCATCATCAGCGTCTCGCTGATGATCGTGCTGACCTGGTTGGTCGCTAAATCCAAGCTCGGTCGCGGCATGCGCACCATCGCCGAAAATCCGCACGCCGCCGCAGTGCTGGGGCTCAACGTGGGTCGCATCAGCAGCACGACGTTTGCCCTGTCTTCGGCGCTGGGCGCGGTAGCCGGAGTACTGTTCACCCTGAACGTCAACGCAGCCTCGCTCGGAATTGGCCACGCCGTCGAACTCAAAGCCCTCGCCGTCATCGTGGTCGGCGGAATGGGGTCCCTGCCCGGCGCCCTGATCGGCGGTTTGATCCTTGGCGTGGCTGAGGTTCTCGCCGTGAACTACATCGGAAGTTCCTGGCGCGACATGGTGGCGTTTGGGCTGCTGTTTCTCATTCTGATCCTTCGACCGCAGGGCCTCTTCGGCGCCCGCAAGACGCGGGAGGTCTGA